In a single window of the Caulobacter soli genome:
- a CDS encoding ExbD/TolR family protein, with protein sequence MQIQGKKPYNEINITPLVDLTFVLLIIFILLTTAAVQGIKVDLPSASAAKVLDAPKARVIAVANDGTVSIDAVPVSMSELEGQLRTIIASAPDTPIILRGDRAVQYDQIMQVLDLCSKVGVGSLGMAATRPPGGA encoded by the coding sequence ATGCAGATCCAAGGCAAGAAGCCCTATAACGAGATCAACATCACCCCGCTGGTCGACCTGACCTTCGTGCTGCTGATCATCTTCATCCTGCTGACCACGGCGGCGGTGCAGGGGATCAAGGTCGACCTGCCCAGCGCCTCGGCGGCCAAGGTGCTGGACGCCCCCAAGGCCCGGGTGATCGCGGTGGCCAATGACGGCACGGTGTCGATCGACGCCGTCCCCGTCTCGATGAGCGAGCTGGAAGGCCAGCTGCGCACCATCATCGCGTCAGCCCCCGACACCCCGATCATCCTGCGCGGCGACCGGGCCGTGCAGTACGACCAGATCATGCAGGTCCTGGACCTGTGCTCCAAGGTCGGGGTCGGCAGCCTGGGCATGGCCGCCACCCGGCCCCCCGGCGGGGCCTGA
- a CDS encoding ShlB/FhaC/HecB family hemolysin secretion/activation protein yields the protein MLRALMLGAGLSALGGVAALAQEVGSAPAGPASEASAPRRVDINEYYVEGNTVLSDPQIEAAVYPYLGPDKTLDDVEKARAALQKVYEARGLKTVFVEIPQQNVVGGRVRLAVSEAKVGQVTVTGARHTSDKTVTAALPSAATGGVPDLNKFSSELVALNSRSADRQVTPELKAGAAPGTVDIALNVEDKLALHGGLEVSNRYSQSTTQSRLQANLRYDDLWGRGHSISGFYAVAPERPDDSEVYVASYGLPLSQALRLDVTALKSNSDVATVGDTNVLGDGQSVTGVFTRTLSGGPSGLYQRLTASLAWKDFKEDTRFGQVSSKAPITYYPVSLGWAGTLTRDRSQLGFDLSTTFALRSLGSNPDDFDFKRYRATGGFAYVHGGINDRVDLPLGLQLYGNLEGQLASEPLISNEQFAAGGAGSVRGFLQSEAIGDNGLLASVELRSPVIAQGGMLDELRALAFVDAARVWLIDPLPEQQRQTSLLGVGVGLRIKLLGRVSGDLDVASAFDDAGSTKVGDTRIHVRLSTDF from the coding sequence GTGCTGCGCGCGTTGATGCTGGGCGCTGGCCTGAGCGCGCTGGGCGGGGTTGCGGCCCTGGCTCAGGAGGTGGGGTCTGCGCCGGCGGGTCCTGCGTCGGAGGCCTCGGCCCCGCGTCGCGTGGACATCAACGAGTACTATGTGGAGGGCAACACGGTGTTGTCCGATCCGCAGATCGAGGCGGCGGTGTATCCGTATCTGGGTCCGGACAAGACGCTGGACGATGTGGAGAAGGCGCGGGCGGCGCTGCAGAAGGTCTACGAGGCGCGGGGTCTGAAGACCGTGTTCGTGGAGATCCCGCAGCAGAACGTGGTCGGCGGGCGGGTGCGGCTGGCGGTCAGTGAGGCCAAAGTCGGCCAGGTGACGGTGACGGGGGCCAGGCATACCTCGGACAAGACGGTGACGGCGGCGTTGCCGTCGGCCGCTACTGGCGGCGTGCCGGATCTGAACAAGTTCAGCAGCGAGCTGGTGGCGCTCAACAGCCGCTCGGCCGACCGCCAGGTGACCCCGGAGCTGAAGGCGGGGGCCGCGCCGGGCACGGTCGACATCGCGCTCAATGTCGAGGACAAGCTGGCCCTGCACGGCGGGCTGGAGGTCTCCAACCGCTATAGCCAGAGCACCACCCAAAGCCGCCTGCAGGCCAACCTGCGCTATGACGACCTGTGGGGGCGGGGTCATTCGATCTCCGGCTTCTACGCGGTGGCCCCCGAGCGCCCCGACGACAGCGAGGTCTATGTCGCCTCCTACGGCCTGCCGCTCAGCCAAGCCCTGCGCCTGGACGTCACCGCCCTGAAGTCCAACAGCGACGTGGCCACGGTCGGCGACACCAATGTGCTGGGCGATGGCCAGTCGGTGACCGGGGTGTTCACCAGGACGCTGAGCGGCGGCCCCAGCGGCCTCTACCAGCGGCTGACCGCGTCGCTGGCCTGGAAGGACTTCAAGGAAGACACCCGCTTTGGCCAGGTCAGCTCCAAGGCGCCGATCACCTATTATCCGGTCAGCCTGGGCTGGGCGGGGACCCTGACGCGCGATCGCAGCCAGCTGGGCTTTGACCTGTCGACCACGTTCGCCCTGCGTAGCCTGGGCAGCAATCCCGACGACTTCGACTTCAAGCGCTACCGGGCCACCGGGGGCTTTGCCTATGTGCATGGCGGGATCAACGACCGGGTCGACCTGCCGCTGGGCCTGCAGCTCTACGGGAACCTGGAAGGCCAGCTGGCGTCCGAGCCGTTGATCTCCAACGAGCAGTTCGCCGCCGGCGGGGCAGGCTCGGTGCGGGGCTTCCTGCAGAGCGAGGCGATCGGCGACAACGGGCTGCTGGCTTCGGTGGAGCTGCGCTCGCCGGTCATCGCCCAGGGCGGGATGCTGGATGAGCTGCGGGCCCTGGCCTTCGTCGATGCGGCGCGAGTGTGGCTGATCGATCCGCTGCCCGAACAGCAGCGCCAGACGAGCCTCCTGGGCGTGGGCGTGGGCCTGCGGATCAAGCTGCTGGGCCGGGTGTCCGGGGACCTGGATGTCGCCAGCGCCTTTGACGACGCCGGCTCCACCAAGGTCGGCGACACCCGCATCCACGTTCGGCTTTCCACAGACTTCTAG
- a CDS encoding FecR family protein — protein sequence MNGSDDSLDTRVRAEEALAWAFRLRSGEMTSDEVDALMRWRARTPANAEALSDAVRLRRRLVGVARKIARSAQTVPIEPSTSARRVVLGRRAFLGGAIAASAAGVVVMAAHPPLDLWPSLAELRSDYRTGIGERRVIAVAQGLSVELNTRTSLARYDDVGAFGFTLVEGEIAVDATRPDHAIAIRTAAGRVLGRDGRFVVRLVADATCVSCLAGKVSVLDRGRRATELSAGRQMTFGTRGDGRVALVDPVRVEAWRRGLLVFSGQPLSEVVEEINRYRPGRIVLANAALARFPITGTFQLARLDRAVAQIREVAGVHATGLPGGVVLLG from the coding sequence ATGAACGGCTCCGACGATAGCCTTGATACGCGCGTGCGCGCCGAGGAGGCGTTAGCCTGGGCGTTTCGCTTGCGGTCTGGCGAGATGACCTCGGACGAGGTTGACGCATTGATGCGTTGGCGCGCCCGTACGCCCGCCAACGCCGAAGCGCTGAGCGACGCGGTCAGGCTCCGTCGACGGTTGGTCGGGGTCGCCAGGAAGATCGCTCGATCCGCGCAAACCGTTCCGATCGAGCCTTCGACGTCTGCGCGGCGTGTCGTCCTGGGGCGCCGTGCCTTTCTAGGCGGAGCGATTGCCGCCTCGGCGGCCGGCGTGGTGGTCATGGCGGCTCATCCGCCGCTTGATCTGTGGCCTTCGCTGGCCGAGTTGCGATCCGACTATCGCACGGGTATTGGCGAGCGACGCGTGATCGCCGTCGCGCAAGGTCTCTCCGTCGAGCTCAACACCCGCACCAGTCTCGCGCGTTATGACGACGTCGGGGCCTTTGGCTTCACGCTGGTCGAGGGAGAGATCGCCGTCGACGCGACTCGTCCCGATCATGCGATCGCCATTCGCACGGCCGCCGGCCGTGTGCTGGGGCGCGACGGACGTTTTGTCGTCCGCCTCGTCGCCGATGCAACCTGTGTTTCTTGTCTGGCTGGCAAGGTTTCGGTCCTTGATCGCGGCCGGCGGGCAACCGAACTTTCGGCTGGGAGGCAGATGACGTTCGGCACCAGGGGCGACGGGCGCGTGGCGCTGGTTGATCCCGTTCGCGTTGAGGCTTGGCGGCGCGGTCTGCTGGTCTTCAGTGGGCAGCCGCTCAGCGAAGTTGTCGAGGAAATCAACCGCTATCGCCCGGGCCGTATCGTCCTGGCCAATGCCGCCTTGGCGCGCTTTCCCATCACGGGCACCTTCCAATTGGCGCGGCTAGACCGCGCGGTTGCGCAGATCCGCGAAGTCGCGGGCGTCCACGCGACCGGCTTGCCCGGCGGGGTCGTGCTGCTCGGATAA
- a CDS encoding DUF6968 family protein, with amino-acid sequence MRRVLQLDEVDAVQVEIFSPVEDVGSFGDYLCRFKINGLGKNVEGYGAGIDSINALVGALIIIGNKLYTTEEYKSGRLSWSGSIDRGKLGFPTAGLINW; translated from the coding sequence ATGCGACGTGTGCTTCAGCTTGACGAAGTTGATGCAGTTCAGGTGGAAATATTTTCACCCGTTGAAGATGTGGGGTCTTTTGGCGATTATCTGTGTCGCTTTAAAATAAATGGTTTGGGTAAAAATGTGGAAGGATATGGGGCGGGTATTGATTCCATAAATGCATTAGTTGGTGCTTTAATAATAATTGGAAATAAACTATACACTACTGAAGAATATAAAAGTGGAAGGCTGAGTTGGAGTGGGTCTATAGATAGGGGAAAATTAGGTTTTCCTACTGCCGGGCTGATAAATTGGTAA
- a CDS encoding RNA polymerase sigma factor, with the protein MVTLNWAGLRRMFVEDYEELRRRLARRLGSADAAGDALQDTFLQLTRERDDVEDIRNPRSYLFRMAMNLANSRIRTERRRLSLLEAQKLEAALDVVDDQLGPADSAELHSDLRLLRAILDEMPQRRRDMVLATLIEGASHRELADRYGLSIRMIQIEMKKATDQIAGRFAGTEVIGFAFSSSMTSKSGAED; encoded by the coding sequence ATGGTGACGTTGAACTGGGCCGGTCTGCGCCGGATGTTCGTCGAAGACTACGAGGAGTTGCGGCGTCGGCTGGCGCGCCGGCTTGGGTCCGCGGACGCGGCCGGTGATGCGTTGCAGGACACCTTCCTTCAGCTAACCCGCGAACGCGACGACGTGGAAGATATCCGCAATCCGCGCAGCTACCTGTTCCGAATGGCGATGAACCTCGCCAATAGCCGAATTCGGACCGAACGTCGGCGGCTGAGCCTGCTTGAAGCCCAGAAGCTGGAAGCTGCGCTCGACGTCGTCGACGATCAACTCGGCCCAGCCGACAGCGCTGAGCTTCATTCGGACCTACGGCTGTTGCGTGCGATCTTGGACGAGATGCCGCAGCGTCGGCGCGACATGGTGCTGGCTACGCTAATCGAGGGCGCGAGCCACCGCGAACTGGCCGACCGTTATGGGCTTTCGATACGCATGATCCAGATCGAGATGAAGAAGGCGACCGATCAGATCGCCGGACGCTTTGCCGGGACTGAGGTAATCGGTTTCGCTTTCAGCTCGTCCATGACGTCAAAGAGTGGGGCGGAAGATTGA
- a CDS encoding TonB C-terminal domain-containing protein yields MFDRRRVVRILFAVTTAPTLGAVVTERTNAASHEASAAKVMLFNIPAQSLSSALLAYSAVTGDQVVCDTRLAEGRHSTPVVGLFTARTALRMLVDGTDLIIHYTGPQDITLVSSGATLGADGLESTAPGGGPTETLTLDTLHVEVALEAAQNADFGDYARTVRLAVKQALARDPETADRIYDLQIDIWINREGRVRQPRLLRSSGRPGLDTAIRRVLATMVIKSPPVGLSQPIRIAVSAI; encoded by the coding sequence ATGTTCGACCGCCGTCGCGTTGTCCGGATCCTGTTCGCCGTCACGACGGCGCCGACGCTTGGCGCCGTCGTGACGGAGAGGACGAACGCCGCGTCGCATGAAGCTTCTGCGGCTAAAGTCATGCTGTTCAACATTCCAGCCCAATCGCTATCTTCGGCGTTGCTGGCCTACAGCGCGGTGACGGGGGATCAGGTCGTCTGCGACACTCGCCTCGCCGAAGGGCGACATTCGACGCCAGTAGTTGGTTTGTTCACCGCACGGACCGCGCTTCGCATGCTGGTCGATGGGACGGATCTCATCATCCACTACACCGGCCCCCAGGATATCACCCTGGTGAGCTCGGGCGCGACCCTCGGGGCCGACGGGCTGGAATCTACCGCACCGGGTGGTGGACCGACCGAGACGCTGACGCTCGATACGCTGCACGTCGAGGTCGCACTCGAAGCGGCGCAGAACGCGGATTTTGGCGACTACGCCCGCACGGTTCGATTGGCGGTGAAGCAGGCCCTGGCCCGTGATCCGGAGACCGCCGACCGCATCTACGACCTGCAGATCGATATCTGGATCAATCGCGAAGGTCGCGTGCGTCAGCCGCGCCTGCTGCGATCGAGCGGGCGTCCGGGGCTCGATACCGCCATCCGCCGGGTTCTGGCGACGATGGTTATCAAGTCGCCGCCGGTGGGGTTGTCCCAACCTATTCGGATCGCGGTTTCGGCGATCTGA
- a CDS encoding DUF2341 domain-containing protein yields MKTKTKMLGLALAVAAVGAIATPAAAWWQPDYAYRTKINLNASAAGITGEVARAPVLIRLHTGNFSFDDVKADGSDLRFVAGDDRTPLAFHIETWNPAEQQALVWVDVSGLKPGAPAAIYAYYGAKEKKDLKGGADVAGTFGPDYRLVWHFDAAGAPKDATSNGLNGSGAETRGPGLIGQGLTLDGTAGVAIPAGAFTGGPASVSFWVKPASDGQLLALPGLSLASEAGSLVAQANGVKSAGAALPTGTWAHVALVNDGTRTSLYLNGQAAGEVAGALSAGPATLGQGFTGEIDELRIAGAALPQAAFQLAAASEGQGARLATFDTAEQTDGGGHNYFGILFKALTPDAWAVICVLAVMLALAVWVMISKGLMLARVGGANDDFLDAYERASAARSEHAGLVDLPAGGRASTLATLYRIGQRELAKRLAEGKASGSRFALRAQSIASIRSALDAGQVREAQKLNKSMVLLTIAISGGPFIGLLGTVLGVMITFASVAAAGEVNINAIAPGIAAALLATVAGLAVAIPSLFGYNYLLSRIEEIGADNQIFVDELEKRIAETWQDVPATAIHAAE; encoded by the coding sequence ATGAAGACCAAGACCAAGATGTTGGGCCTGGCCCTGGCGGTCGCCGCCGTGGGCGCGATCGCCACGCCGGCGGCGGCCTGGTGGCAGCCCGATTACGCCTACCGCACCAAGATCAACCTCAACGCCAGCGCCGCCGGGATCACCGGCGAGGTGGCCCGCGCCCCGGTGCTGATCCGCCTGCACACCGGCAACTTCAGCTTCGACGACGTCAAGGCCGACGGCTCGGACCTGCGGTTCGTGGCCGGCGATGACCGCACCCCGCTGGCCTTCCACATCGAGACCTGGAACCCCGCCGAGCAGCAGGCCCTGGTCTGGGTGGATGTCTCGGGCCTCAAGCCCGGGGCCCCGGCGGCGATCTACGCCTACTATGGGGCCAAGGAGAAGAAGGACCTGAAGGGCGGCGCCGACGTGGCCGGGACCTTCGGCCCCGACTACAGGCTGGTCTGGCACTTCGACGCGGCCGGCGCGCCCAAGGACGCCACGTCGAACGGTCTGAACGGTTCGGGCGCGGAGACCCGCGGCCCCGGCCTGATCGGCCAGGGCCTGACCCTGGATGGAACCGCCGGCGTGGCGATCCCAGCCGGCGCCTTCACCGGCGGCCCCGCCAGCGTCAGCTTCTGGGTCAAGCCGGCTTCCGACGGCCAGCTGCTGGCCCTGCCGGGTCTCTCCCTAGCCTCGGAGGCCGGCTCGCTGGTCGCGCAGGCCAATGGCGTCAAGAGCGCCGGGGCGGCCCTGCCGACCGGGACCTGGGCCCATGTCGCCCTGGTCAATGACGGGACCAGGACCAGCCTGTACCTCAACGGCCAGGCGGCCGGCGAGGTGGCCGGGGCCCTCTCGGCCGGTCCGGCCACCCTGGGCCAAGGCTTCACGGGTGAGATCGACGAGCTGCGCATCGCCGGCGCAGCCCTGCCGCAGGCGGCCTTCCAGCTGGCCGCGGCGTCGGAAGGCCAGGGCGCGCGCCTGGCGACCTTCGACACCGCCGAGCAGACCGACGGCGGCGGCCACAACTACTTCGGCATCCTGTTCAAGGCCCTGACCCCCGACGCCTGGGCGGTGATCTGCGTGCTGGCGGTGATGCTGGCCCTGGCGGTCTGGGTGATGATCTCCAAGGGCCTGATGCTGGCCCGGGTGGGCGGGGCCAACGACGACTTCCTGGACGCCTACGAGCGGGCCAGCGCCGCGCGCTCCGAACATGCGGGTCTCGTCGACCTGCCGGCCGGCGGTCGAGCCTCGACGCTCGCCACTCTCTACCGCATCGGCCAGCGGGAACTGGCCAAGCGCCTGGCCGAGGGCAAGGCCTCGGGATCGCGCTTTGCCCTGCGCGCCCAGTCGATCGCCTCGATCCGCTCGGCCCTGGATGCTGGGCAAGTGCGCGAGGCCCAGAAGCTCAACAAGTCCATGGTGCTGCTGACCATCGCCATCTCCGGCGGCCCGTTCATCGGTCTTCTGGGCACGGTGCTGGGGGTGATGATCACCTTCGCCAGCGTCGCGGCGGCCGGCGAGGTCAACATCAACGCCATCGCGCCCGGCATCGCCGCGGCTCTCTTGGCCACCGTCGCGGGTCTGGCCGTCGCGATCCCCAGCCTGTTTGGCTACAACTATCTCTTGAGCCGCATCGAGGAGATCGGCGCCGACAACCAGATCTTCGTCGACGAGCTGGAAAAGCGCATCGCCGAGACCTGGCAGGACGTCCCAGCCACCGCCATCCACGCGGCCGAGTAG
- a CDS encoding helix-turn-helix domain-containing protein, whose translation MLIATTFQESFAAEREQAVKVRRSRSRERSRAYSLGEAPSDIVDRVRRFVLANLGLKPRASAIVGALGVSESRLRRAVLAATGLTLGGLVLELKLLQARSWLSSNRESRSQGEIVAALGFASAASFSRAYGRRFGESMTATRRRAVSGSAPQPALQDNGDARLDVMPCKSLSVQGL comes from the coding sequence GTGCTGATCGCCACAACCTTTCAAGAGAGCTTCGCGGCCGAGCGCGAGCAGGCCGTGAAGGTGCGACGCTCGCGTTCGCGAGAGCGTTCGCGCGCCTATTCGCTCGGCGAAGCGCCCTCAGACATCGTCGATCGGGTCAGGCGTTTCGTGCTGGCCAACCTTGGGCTGAAGCCGCGGGCTTCGGCGATCGTCGGTGCGTTGGGGGTGAGCGAGAGCCGGTTGCGGCGAGCGGTGCTGGCGGCCACGGGGCTGACCCTGGGCGGGTTGGTGCTGGAGCTGAAGCTGCTTCAAGCCCGGTCGTGGCTATCGAGCAACCGGGAGTCCCGGTCGCAGGGCGAGATCGTCGCGGCGCTGGGGTTTGCGTCGGCGGCGTCGTTCAGCCGGGCCTATGGGCGTCGGTTTGGCGAGAGCATGACGGCGACGCGGCGCCGGGCGGTTTCGGGATCGGCGCCGCAACCTGCGTTGCAAGATAATGGTGATGCTCGTCTAGATGTAATGCCTTGTAAGTCTTTGTCAGTGCAAGGTTTGTAA
- a CDS encoding TonB-dependent receptor has translation MAASAFYLEPQEPEDGPRRRRSGLSFGAVVAIAVAVLAALLALTLLRGATVSEHRSDMKTTRVVLPPPPPVPPPPPKPDVKPPEPKPTPLEQPTDAPPPPSAPAPSAPATPGADALTAREGAGPSSYGLAIGDGSGSRGGGKVGGFGGFNRAAYASYLEGEFRRAWESDKALRSSALRAKVRVWIEPSGKIARVEVDGSERAQAVRDALVGRTVRAPDPSVAMPVALSLDIRRAG, from the coding sequence ATGGCCGCCAGCGCCTTCTATCTGGAGCCGCAGGAGCCTGAAGATGGCCCACGCCGTCGGCGCTCGGGTCTGAGCTTCGGGGCGGTCGTGGCCATCGCGGTCGCGGTCCTGGCCGCCCTGCTGGCCCTGACCCTGCTGCGCGGGGCCACGGTCAGCGAGCACCGCAGCGACATGAAGACCACCCGCGTGGTCCTGCCGCCGCCGCCGCCGGTTCCGCCGCCGCCGCCCAAGCCGGACGTCAAGCCGCCCGAGCCCAAGCCCACGCCCCTGGAGCAGCCCACCGACGCCCCGCCGCCGCCCAGCGCCCCGGCCCCGTCGGCCCCAGCAACGCCAGGCGCCGACGCCCTGACCGCCCGCGAGGGCGCGGGTCCGTCCAGCTACGGCCTGGCCATCGGCGATGGCTCCGGCTCACGCGGCGGCGGCAAGGTCGGCGGCTTTGGCGGGTTCAACCGCGCCGCCTACGCCAGCTATCTGGAAGGGGAGTTCCGCCGCGCCTGGGAGAGCGACAAGGCCCTGCGATCCTCGGCCCTGCGGGCCAAGGTGCGGGTGTGGATCGAGCCCTCCGGCAAGATCGCCCGCGTCGAGGTCGACGGCTCCGAGAGAGCTCAAGCCGTCCGCGACGCCCTGGTCGGCCGCACCGTGCGCGCCCCCGATCCGTCCGTGGCCATGCCCGTGGCCCTGTCCCTCGATATCCGCCGGGCCGGCTAG